A stretch of Desulfurivibrio alkaliphilus AHT 2 DNA encodes these proteins:
- the trpB gene encoding tryptophan synthase subunit beta encodes MKPGYYGNWGGAFVPEILHETFRQLNAFFTEAQADPAFWRQYVDLMGSYSCRPTPLTLAENLTRRFGGASIYIKREDLNHTGAHKANNVMGQGLLVQRMGKRRVIAETGAGQHGVATATMAAKFGFECTIYMGEEDVQRQRPNVFWMEKLGATVVPVTSGSRTLKDAINEAFRDWVANMDSTHYVMGTVCGPHPFPAMVAWFQKIIGEEAKEQILAAHGRLPARVYACVGGGSNAMGIFQGFLADEEVELVGVEAGGEGLTSGRHASRLAAIPTTADTDGIPDATPGVAQGYKTMFLQDDDGQMKDTHSVAAGLDYIGVSPMLADLWERGRVRMTAATDTEVMEALQLAMASEGIIPALESAHAFVQAFKEAGELSPESAIIINQSGRGDKDIFTIAHAFKDPSWREFIRAKGEEYGKEPVS; translated from the coding sequence ATGAAACCAGGTTATTACGGAAACTGGGGCGGGGCCTTCGTGCCTGAGATCCTGCACGAAACCTTCCGCCAACTCAACGCCTTCTTTACCGAGGCCCAGGCCGACCCGGCCTTTTGGCGGCAGTATGTGGACCTGATGGGCAGCTACTCCTGCCGCCCCACCCCCCTCACCCTGGCCGAAAACCTCACCCGCCGCTTCGGCGGCGCCAGCATTTACATCAAGCGCGAGGATCTCAACCATACCGGGGCGCACAAGGCCAACAACGTCATGGGCCAGGGGCTGCTGGTGCAGCGCATGGGCAAACGCCGGGTGATCGCCGAAACCGGCGCCGGCCAGCACGGGGTGGCCACCGCCACCATGGCCGCCAAGTTCGGTTTTGAATGCACCATCTACATGGGCGAGGAAGATGTGCAGCGCCAGCGCCCCAACGTCTTCTGGATGGAGAAACTGGGCGCCACCGTAGTGCCGGTGACCTCGGGCAGCCGCACCCTGAAAGACGCCATCAACGAGGCCTTCCGCGACTGGGTGGCCAACATGGATTCCACCCACTACGTGATGGGCACGGTTTGCGGCCCCCACCCCTTTCCGGCCATGGTGGCCTGGTTTCAAAAAATCATCGGCGAGGAGGCCAAAGAGCAGATCCTGGCCGCCCACGGCCGCCTGCCGGCCCGGGTTTACGCCTGCGTGGGCGGCGGCTCCAACGCCATGGGCATCTTCCAGGGCTTTCTGGCCGACGAGGAGGTGGAACTGGTGGGGGTGGAGGCCGGCGGCGAAGGGTTGACCAGCGGCCGGCACGCCTCCCGGCTGGCGGCAATACCCACCACCGCCGATACCGACGGCATCCCCGATGCTACTCCCGGGGTGGCCCAGGGCTACAAGACCATGTTTTTACAGGACGACGACGGCCAGATGAAAGACACCCACTCGGTGGCCGCCGGCCTGGACTATATCGGGGTTTCGCCCATGCTGGCCGATCTCTGGGAGCGGGGCCGGGTCCGGATGACCGCCGCCACCGACACCGAGGTCATGGAGGCCCTGCAACTGGCCATGGCCAGCGAGGGTATCATCCCGGCCCTGGAATCAGCCCACGCCTTTGTCCAAGCCTTTAAAGAGGCCGGGGAGCTGTCGCCGGAAAGCGCCATTATCATCAACCAGTCGGGCCGGGGCGACAAGGATATCTTCACCATCGCCCACGCCTTCAAAGATCCTTCCTGGCGGGAGTTCATCCGCGCCAAAGGCGAGGAATACGGCAAGGAGCCGGTATCATGA
- the trpA gene encoding tryptophan synthase subunit alpha has protein sequence MSLTQQIRQAKADREILLMTHLVLGYPSFAVNREVIARMVAAGVEIIELQIPFSEPVADGPVILRANQEAIDRGVRVRQCLEFAAEMTAEHQIPFLFMTYYNILFKYGVEDFLAQARKVGVRGLIIPDLPPEEGEEYLAACRKHELAPIQIFAPTSSDERMAKLAGHGDGFIYCVARRGVTGAQTSFDREFDDYIARCRRATDLPLAVGFGISNRADVEMLKGKAEIAVIGSATIRLVEEHGPAAVTEFMEGLR, from the coding sequence ATGAGCCTCACTCAGCAAATCAGACAAGCCAAAGCGGACCGGGAAATCCTGCTGATGACCCACCTGGTGCTGGGTTACCCCTCCTTTGCGGTCAACCGCGAGGTGATCGCCCGAATGGTGGCGGCGGGGGTGGAGATCATCGAGCTGCAGATCCCCTTTTCCGAGCCGGTGGCCGACGGGCCGGTAATTCTCCGGGCCAACCAAGAGGCCATCGACCGCGGCGTCAGGGTACGGCAATGCCTGGAGTTTGCCGCCGAAATGACCGCCGAACACCAAATCCCCTTCCTCTTCATGACCTACTACAATATTTTGTTCAAGTACGGGGTGGAAGACTTTCTGGCCCAGGCCAGGAAGGTGGGCGTGCGGGGGCTGATCATCCCCGATCTGCCCCCCGAGGAGGGAGAAGAGTACCTGGCGGCCTGCCGCAAGCATGAGCTGGCCCCGATCCAGATCTTCGCCCCCACAAGCAGTGATGAGCGCATGGCCAAGCTGGCCGGTCACGGGGATGGGTTCATCTACTGCGTGGCCCGGCGGGGGGTCACCGGCGCCCAGACCAGCTTCGACCGGGAGTTCGACGATTACATCGCCCGCTGCCGCCGGGCCACCGACCTGCCTTTGGCGGTGGGATTTGGCATCAGCAACCGGGCCGACGTGGAGATGCTGAAAGGCAAGGCGGAGATCGCGGTGATCGGCTCGGCCACCATCCGCCTGGTGGAAGAACACGGCCCGGCGGCGGTGACCGAATTTATGGAGGGGTTGCGCTAA
- a CDS encoding glucose-1-phosphate adenylyltransferase family protein, whose translation MIRQKDEPLVLLLAGGVGSRLNNLVQSRAKPAVPFAGIYRIIDFSLSNVMNSGFSQVGVLTQYKPLSLMRHLANGAAWDLTGRTRGVKILPPRTGSRDSDWYKGTADAVRQNIDFIRAHPSPEVIILSGDHIYSMDLDDLLQAHRRKGADMTVATMVVPKEQIHQFGTAITDSDGRVLEWEEKPAHPRTDLASMGIYVLNTDYLLNTLETYRDDTDFGMDIIPRAIAADWVYAYPFRGYWRDVGTIQAYWEANMDVLRPDSPIAPQTWGIRPNPEAEGLPYDRCPARLVGAGRVQNALVSAGCVIEGTVINSVLSPGVRVEAGAVVRDSILFHDCRVGAGAELDLVILDKRVTVGAAAVVGCGGKREKKQLNREHPKHLYSGITLVGKGAQIPAGAEIGRNCIIAPGRRAEEFNGPLASGGSL comes from the coding sequence GTGATTCGACAAAAGGACGAACCGTTGGTGTTGCTGCTGGCCGGCGGGGTCGGCAGCCGGCTTAACAACCTGGTCCAGAGCCGGGCCAAGCCGGCGGTGCCCTTTGCCGGCATTTACCGGATCATCGATTTTTCCCTCAGCAACGTGATGAACTCCGGTTTTTCCCAGGTGGGGGTGCTGACTCAATACAAACCGCTGTCGCTGATGCGCCACCTTGCCAATGGCGCCGCCTGGGACCTTACCGGTCGCACCCGCGGGGTCAAGATCCTGCCGCCGCGCACCGGCTCCCGCGATTCCGACTGGTACAAGGGCACCGCCGATGCGGTACGCCAGAATATCGATTTTATCAGGGCCCACCCCAGCCCGGAGGTGATCATTCTATCCGGTGATCATATCTACAGCATGGATCTCGACGACCTGCTGCAGGCGCACCGGCGCAAGGGGGCCGACATGACGGTGGCCACCATGGTGGTGCCCAAAGAGCAGATCCACCAGTTCGGCACCGCCATCACCGATTCCGACGGCCGGGTGCTGGAGTGGGAAGAAAAGCCGGCCCATCCACGCACCGACCTGGCTTCCATGGGCATTTATGTGCTCAACACCGATTACCTGCTCAATACCTTGGAGACCTACCGGGACGATACTGATTTCGGGATGGATATCATCCCCCGGGCCATTGCCGCAGACTGGGTTTATGCCTACCCGTTTCGGGGCTACTGGCGTGATGTGGGTACCATTCAGGCCTACTGGGAGGCCAATATGGATGTGCTGCGGCCGGATTCGCCCATTGCCCCGCAAACCTGGGGGATCAGGCCCAACCCCGAGGCCGAGGGGCTGCCCTACGATCGTTGCCCGGCCCGCCTGGTGGGGGCCGGCAGGGTGCAGAATGCCCTGGTGTCCGCCGGCTGTGTTATCGAGGGGACGGTGATCAACTCGGTGCTCTCGCCCGGGGTTCGGGTGGAGGCCGGGGCGGTGGTGCGCGACTCCATCCTCTTCCACGACTGCCGGGTGGGCGCCGGGGCGGAGCTTGATCTGGTCATTCTCGACAAACGAGTCACGGTGGGAGCGGCGGCGGTGGTCGGTTGCGGCGGTAAGCGGGAGAAGAAACAGCTCAACCGGGAGCATCCCAAGCATCTGTACAGCGGTATCACCCTGGTGGGCAAAGGGGCGCAGATTCCCGCCGGGGCGGAAATCGGCCGCAACTGCATCATCGCCCCCGGGCGGAGGGCCGAGGAGTTCAACGGGCCGCTGGCCAGCGGTGGCAGCTTATAA
- a CDS encoding glucose-1-phosphate adenylyltransferase family protein, with the protein MRRLKPEVMAVILAGGRVDELSVLTAHRPKSAVPFGGFARVIDFALSNLMQSGLELVAVLSQYRSFSLINHLGIGASWDMVGRYRGVYVLPPYQGFGQSSWYRGSADAVRQNLDFIQFHEPETVLVISGDHIYHQDYRKIIEYHRQKDADCTMACVEVPRDKAHRFGVAEIDDEDGETGGRVLQYREKPEKPEFTWASMTVYCFKPKVLYELLEANAREDESFEFGRDILPRAMIAHKKIYGYKFHGYWGYTRTVEEYWQTSMDLLGPSPRLPMDQWGLRTNLDHRGIRDYQPLKVGAKAVVSNSLIYNGCVVEGTVENSILFPGVQVKAGAVVRDSVLFFDNVVGRRAQLDKVVSDVNVTVGDEVQIGSGASDLEAGVTVLGWNNQIPAGMLIGAGCTLYPALGPEKMARNRIADGEVVR; encoded by the coding sequence ATGCGGAGACTCAAGCCCGAGGTGATGGCGGTGATTCTGGCCGGCGGACGGGTGGATGAGTTGAGCGTGCTCACCGCCCATCGGCCCAAGTCCGCGGTGCCGTTCGGCGGCTTTGCCCGGGTGATCGACTTTGCCCTGAGCAACCTGATGCAGTCGGGCCTGGAGCTGGTGGCGGTGCTGAGTCAGTACCGCAGTTTCTCCCTGATCAACCACCTGGGGATCGGTGCCTCCTGGGATATGGTCGGCCGTTATCGCGGGGTTTACGTGTTGCCCCCCTACCAGGGTTTCGGTCAGAGCAGCTGGTACCGCGGCTCGGCCGATGCGGTGCGCCAGAATCTTGATTTTATCCAGTTTCATGAGCCGGAAACCGTTTTGGTGATCTCCGGCGATCACATCTATCACCAGGATTACCGTAAAATCATCGAATACCACCGGCAAAAGGATGCCGATTGCACCATGGCCTGCGTTGAGGTGCCGCGGGACAAGGCGCATCGCTTCGGGGTGGCGGAGATCGACGACGAAGACGGCGAGACCGGCGGTCGGGTGCTGCAGTACCGGGAGAAGCCGGAAAAGCCGGAGTTTACCTGGGCCTCCATGACCGTTTACTGCTTCAAACCCAAGGTGCTTTACGAACTGCTGGAGGCCAACGCCCGCGAGGATGAATCCTTTGAGTTCGGCCGCGATATCCTGCCCAGGGCCATGATCGCCCACAAGAAAATTTACGGCTACAAATTCCACGGTTACTGGGGTTATACCCGGACGGTGGAAGAATACTGGCAGACCAGCATGGACCTGCTGGGACCATCTCCCCGCCTGCCCATGGATCAGTGGGGTTTGCGCACCAACCTCGATCATCGCGGCATCAGAGATTACCAGCCGCTCAAGGTGGGGGCCAAGGCGGTGGTGAGCAACAGCCTGATCTACAACGGCTGCGTGGTGGAGGGAACGGTGGAAAACTCCATCCTCTTTCCCGGGGTGCAGGTAAAAGCCGGGGCGGTGGTGCGCGACTCGGTGCTTTTTTTCGATAACGTGGTGGGGCGCCGGGCCCAGCTTGACAAGGTGGTGAGTGATGTCAATGTCACCGTCGGCGATGAGGTGCAGATCGGTTCCGGTGCGTCCGATCTGGAAGCCGGAGTTACCGTGCTCGGCTGGAATAACCAGATCCCGGCGGGGATGCTGATCGGTGCCGGTTGCACCCTTTATCCGGCCCTGGGACCGGAAAAGATGGCCCGCAACCGGATTGCCGACGGGGAGGTGGTGCGGTGA
- a CDS encoding DHH family phosphoesterase yields the protein MKNNGSVARKQANPRLGPNPNRKRNSKKTAKDRLQEFWGVFDKEDNVLVVINADPDALASAFAVKRLLRHRVKNVTIAYPNEIRRLNNLVMLDLLKIPAERLHTVKLADYSKKVMLDSQPSHLPSFENIDFDVVIDHHPATKGWLATFVDIRKEYGATASMMVEYLRAANARPSVALATALFYAIKVDTQNFEKRVTLSDAISFRYLFNLANLNLVRKIELSSLRRSELNYFRTALNEMKLSKQRLYAHVGKVPSPDILVLIADFLKQVHEAAWVFVSGIHHDKLVVIFRCDGYKKNAGRLAEKIFGGNGSAGGHREAARAEVPLKNMEKEAAEISTNSLIRLTTKHM from the coding sequence ATGAAGAATAATGGTTCCGTTGCCAGAAAGCAGGCTAACCCCCGGCTTGGCCCCAACCCCAACCGCAAGCGTAATTCCAAAAAAACGGCCAAGGACCGCCTGCAGGAGTTCTGGGGCGTGTTCGACAAGGAAGACAACGTCCTGGTGGTGATCAATGCCGACCCCGACGCCCTGGCCAGCGCCTTTGCCGTTAAACGGCTGCTGCGGCACCGGGTGAAAAACGTCACCATCGCCTATCCCAACGAAATCCGCCGGCTCAACAATCTGGTGATGCTGGATTTGTTGAAAATCCCCGCCGAGCGGTTGCATACGGTCAAGCTAGCGGATTACTCCAAGAAGGTAATGCTGGACTCCCAGCCCAGCCACTTGCCCAGCTTTGAGAATATCGATTTTGATGTGGTCATCGATCACCACCCCGCCACCAAGGGGTGGCTGGCCACCTTCGTCGATATCCGCAAGGAATACGGGGCCACCGCTTCGATGATGGTGGAGTACCTGCGGGCCGCCAATGCCCGGCCCTCGGTGGCACTGGCCACCGCCCTGTTTTACGCCATCAAGGTTGATACCCAGAATTTTGAAAAGCGGGTCACCCTCTCCGACGCCATTTCCTTTCGCTATCTCTTCAACCTGGCCAACCTGAACCTGGTGCGCAAGATCGAACTCTCATCCCTGCGGCGTTCGGAGCTTAACTACTTCCGCACCGCCTTGAACGAGATGAAGCTCAGCAAGCAGCGGCTGTACGCCCATGTGGGCAAGGTGCCCAGCCCCGATATTCTGGTGCTGATTGCCGACTTCTTAAAGCAGGTCCATGAAGCGGCCTGGGTTTTTGTTTCCGGCATCCACCACGATAAACTGGTGGTAATTTTCCGCTGCGACGGCTACAAAAAGAATGCGGGCCGGTTGGCGGAGAAGATTTTTGGCGGCAACGGCAGCGCCGGCGGCCACCGAGAGGCGGCCCGGGCGGAAGTGCCGCTTAAAAACATGGAAAAAGAGGCCGCCGAGATCAGCACTAACTCCCTGATCCGCCTGACCACCAAACATATGTAA
- the msbA gene encoding lipid A export permease/ATP-binding protein MsbA has translation MNNKELLLRIYRWIHPYRGRLALAMVCMVLVAAFSAAQAYMVKPVLDRIFFEHDRALLAVLPLALVLIFLGKGVMYYAYHYLLDTAGQRVIRDLRKQIFAHIHAQPMSFFLRTPTGELISRVISDVNLIQGAVSKALVGVLKEMVMVVFLVGVAFYLDWQLSLVTLVLLPISAGVIYHFGKKFRRNSTVNQQTVALISRALHETIGGQRIVKAFGMEEYEKRRFGKLVEKLNKIIVRDIQMRSLQHPVMEMLGGLALAGIIWYSGYKVLDGQSTPGTFFAFLAALLMAYEPVKKLSGLNSTIMKGLAASVRVFDLLDIKPAITDAPGAKVLPPFRERIEFCDVSFSYDGKKPVLQEINLQVPAGQVLAIVGPSGGGKTTLVNLIPRFFDVTGGQILIDGQDLRQVTIDSLRDQIAIVEQQTILFNDTVRNNIVYGDLDRSEEEILDAVRAAHAYDFIMALPEGLDTLIGEGGARLSGGQRQRLAIARALLKDAPILILDEATSALDTEAEREVQKALENLMARRTTFVIAHRLSTIKNADRVIVMQDGQIVEQGDHHSLLAQNGVYASLHQMQ, from the coding sequence ATGAATAACAAAGAACTGTTACTCCGGATTTATCGTTGGATTCACCCCTATCGTGGCCGGCTGGCCCTGGCCATGGTCTGCATGGTTCTGGTGGCCGCCTTCAGCGCCGCCCAAGCCTACATGGTCAAGCCGGTGCTGGACCGGATCTTTTTCGAGCATGACCGGGCTTTGCTGGCGGTGCTGCCCCTTGCCCTGGTCCTGATCTTTCTGGGCAAGGGCGTGATGTACTATGCCTACCACTATCTGCTGGACACCGCCGGGCAGCGGGTGATCCGAGACCTGCGCAAGCAAATTTTCGCCCATATTCATGCCCAGCCCATGTCCTTTTTTCTCCGTACTCCCACCGGTGAATTGATTTCCCGGGTGATTTCCGATGTCAACCTGATCCAGGGGGCGGTATCCAAGGCCCTGGTCGGGGTGTTGAAAGAGATGGTGATGGTGGTATTCCTGGTCGGGGTTGCTTTTTACCTGGACTGGCAGTTGTCGCTGGTAACCCTGGTGCTGCTGCCGATTTCGGCGGGGGTGATCTATCATTTCGGTAAAAAATTCCGGCGCAACAGTACCGTCAACCAGCAGACCGTGGCCCTGATTTCCCGGGCCCTGCACGAAACCATCGGCGGGCAGCGGATCGTCAAGGCGTTTGGCATGGAGGAGTATGAGAAGCGGCGCTTTGGCAAACTGGTGGAAAAGCTCAACAAGATCATCGTGCGGGATATCCAGATGCGCAGTCTGCAGCACCCGGTGATGGAGATGCTGGGCGGGCTGGCCCTGGCCGGGATTATCTGGTACAGCGGCTACAAGGTGCTGGACGGCCAATCCACCCCCGGCACCTTTTTCGCTTTCCTGGCGGCGTTGCTCATGGCCTATGAGCCGGTAAAAAAATTGAGCGGCTTAAACAGCACCATCATGAAGGGGCTGGCGGCTTCGGTGCGGGTGTTTGATCTGCTGGATATCAAGCCGGCCATCACCGATGCCCCCGGCGCCAAGGTTTTGCCCCCCTTTCGGGAGCGCATTGAATTTTGCGATGTTTCTTTTAGTTACGACGGCAAAAAACCGGTGCTGCAGGAGATTAACCTCCAGGTGCCGGCGGGGCAGGTGCTGGCCATCGTCGGCCCCAGCGGTGGCGGGAAGACCACCCTGGTCAACCTGATCCCCCGTTTTTTCGATGTTACCGGCGGGCAAATCCTGATTGACGGTCAAGATCTGCGCCAGGTGACCATAGACTCCCTGCGCGACCAGATCGCCATTGTGGAGCAGCAGACCATCCTGTTCAACGATACGGTGCGGAACAATATCGTTTACGGCGACCTTGATCGTTCTGAAGAGGAAATTCTTGATGCCGTCCGGGCGGCCCATGCCTACGATTTCATCATGGCCCTGCCCGAGGGATTGGATACCCTGATCGGGGAGGGAGGAGCCCGGCTGTCCGGGGGGCAGCGGCAGCGGCTGGCCATTGCCCGGGCGCTGCTCAAAGACGCCCCGATCCTGATCCTCGATGAAGCCACCTCGGCCCTGGACACCGAAGCCGAACGGGAAGTGCAGAAAGCCCTGGAAAATCTCATGGCCCGGCGCACCACCTTTGTCATCGCCCACCGCCTGTCGACCATTAAAAATGCCGACCGGGTGATCGTGATGCAGGACGGGCAGATTGTCGAGCAGGGAGACCACCATAGCCTGCTGGCCCAGAACGGGGTTTATGCCAGCCTGCACCAGATGCAGTAA
- a CDS encoding ASKHA domain-containing protein has translation MSALVRILSLAAPPPSLDDNTGDLDRLQRAVTGHPEWGGGGLRVPYRCLAAVAADFRGCGFKGTAVLHEIPPPAGLPVDEGAAPDFELVDFLPAPPACLPALALDLGTTHLEAVLLDLLSGAELARGNRANSQIAYGADILSRIQAAGQGERLSGLVELHRAVIADVNVLATELAAQIGMKSEQIRALSLAGNTVMGHFFLQLNPYHLCREPYIPVVNAPGPAAAAELGLALHPAAPVHLLPGVGSYFGGDLLAGIVACDLDQAEEPAMLIDVGTNAEVVVGCRDWLVACAGAAGPALEGGVAKMGMRAGAGVIERVKIEPTTGELSYQVIGEPPAAERPGKEGEFPANGPERGSEPPRPRGICGSGMIDLMAELFMAGIIDIRGKFRPERMGGRQLTGPDGLAFVVAFPEEAAGGEAVTVSQVDLDALMRSKAAMYAILGTLMEKVGLPFTALACIYVAGAFGRHINPRQAVVLGMIPDLPLDTYRPVGNSSLAGACRYLLEAGVRRRIAAVARKITYIELNVNHEFMIRFSGSRFIPHTDRGLFPSVVVPE, from the coding sequence ATGAGCGCACTGGTTAGAATACTCTCTTTGGCCGCCCCTCCCCCCAGCCTGGACGACAATACCGGTGACCTGGATCGCCTGCAAAGGGCGGTGACGGGGCATCCGGAATGGGGCGGCGGCGGCCTGCGGGTGCCGTACCGTTGTCTGGCGGCGGTGGCGGCGGATTTCCGGGGGTGTGGTTTCAAGGGTACGGCGGTGCTCCACGAAATTCCTCCGCCGGCAGGTTTGCCGGTCGATGAAGGGGCGGCGCCCGATTTTGAGCTGGTTGATTTCCTGCCCGCCCCGCCCGCCTGCCTGCCGGCCCTGGCCCTGGACCTTGGCACCACCCATTTGGAGGCGGTGCTGCTGGATCTGCTCAGTGGCGCCGAGTTGGCCAGGGGCAACCGGGCCAACAGCCAGATCGCCTACGGGGCCGACATTCTAAGTCGCATTCAGGCGGCGGGCCAGGGAGAGCGGTTGAGTGGCCTGGTCGAACTCCACCGGGCGGTGATTGCCGACGTCAACGTGCTGGCGACCGAACTGGCCGCCCAAATCGGGATGAAAAGTGAGCAGATTCGGGCCCTGAGCTTGGCCGGCAACACCGTCATGGGGCATTTTTTTCTGCAGCTGAACCCCTATCACCTCTGCCGGGAACCATATATTCCGGTGGTCAACGCCCCGGGGCCGGCGGCGGCGGCGGAGCTGGGGCTGGCGCTGCACCCGGCGGCGCCGGTGCACCTGTTGCCGGGGGTGGGCAGTTATTTCGGCGGCGACCTGTTGGCCGGGATTGTGGCCTGTGATCTGGACCAGGCCGAGGAGCCGGCCATGCTCATCGATGTCGGCACCAATGCCGAGGTGGTGGTGGGGTGCCGGGATTGGCTGGTGGCCTGTGCCGGGGCCGCCGGCCCGGCCCTGGAGGGAGGAGTGGCCAAAATGGGGATGCGGGCCGGGGCGGGGGTGATCGAGCGGGTAAAGATTGAGCCGACCACCGGCGAGTTGTCGTATCAGGTGATTGGTGAGCCACCGGCCGCGGAGAGGCCAGGCAAGGAGGGGGAATTTCCGGCCAACGGGCCGGAGCGCGGCTCCGAGCCGCCTCGGCCCCGGGGAATCTGCGGCTCGGGGATGATCGATCTGATGGCCGAACTTTTTATGGCGGGAATTATTGACATCCGTGGTAAATTCAGGCCGGAAAGGATGGGGGGCCGGCAATTGACCGGACCCGACGGTCTTGCCTTCGTGGTGGCCTTCCCCGAGGAGGCGGCCGGAGGCGAGGCGGTGACGGTGAGTCAGGTGGACCTGGATGCCCTGATGCGCTCCAAGGCCGCCATGTATGCCATCTTGGGCACTTTAATGGAAAAGGTGGGGCTGCCCTTCACGGCCCTTGCCTGTATTTATGTGGCCGGGGCCTTCGGGCGCCATATCAACCCGCGCCAGGCGGTGGTGCTGGGGATGATCCCCGACCTGCCCCTTGACACCTACCGGCCGGTGGGCAACAGCTCTTTGGCCGGGGCCTGCCGTTACCTGCTGGAAGCCGGGGTGCGGCGGCGCATTGCCGCTGTTGCCCGGAAAATCACCTATATCGAACTGAACGTCAATCACGAATTTATGATCCGCTTCTCAGGTTCACGCTTTATTCCGCACACCGATCGCGGTCTCTTTCCCTCGGTGGTGGTGCCGGAATAG
- the crcB gene encoding fluoride efflux transporter CrcB, giving the protein MTQLIAIATGGALGAMLRHLVFIFTQRPGGPLFPVGTLTANLLGCLAIGLLWYFLEGSRLTHEWRLFLFTGLLGGFTTFSTFARETLDLIRVGEWKIAAAYVMISNTLGILLAVAGMMLARRLHHGL; this is encoded by the coding sequence ATGACCCAACTTATTGCCATTGCCACCGGCGGCGCCCTGGGTGCCATGCTTCGCCACCTGGTCTTTATTTTTACCCAGCGCCCGGGAGGCCCCCTGTTCCCTGTCGGCACCTTGACCGCCAACCTGCTGGGCTGCCTGGCCATCGGCCTGCTCTGGTATTTTCTTGAAGGCAGTCGTCTGACCCACGAATGGCGCCTCTTTTTGTTCACCGGCCTGCTGGGCGGCTTTACCACCTTTTCCACGTTTGCCCGGGAAACCCTCGACCTGATCCGGGTCGGCGAATGGAAAATCGCCGCGGCCTACGTCATGATCAGCAACACGCTGGGCATCCTCCTGGCCGTGGCCGGGATGATGCTGGCCCGCCGCCTGCACCATGGATTATGA
- a CDS encoding LptF/LptG family permease has translation MKKIPLLLYTYLLTEMLAPFFAALLVINAILFLGRLIPLLDEIFALGLGLGDFARICLYMSPRLLLFSLPMACMMGVIIAFTRMNGDYEIMALKASGIGLYRMLPPVLLLGAVTALLTLVTATVLIPKSTIATNQLFWHLAKTKVEQGVRPNTFSEGLPQVVLYVEEVTPDNAWRGVYLSDLRDPDHPVTVMAPDGQLQADTAGSRIMLTLHDGTMHRAVQEKTQTIHFGRYHLEIPLTPPAAFADRTGRHGMTQDELRQTAAKLGPEHSRYKTYLIEYHQRLVLPAGAFILAMLGITLTLLSRTPHQALGVPLGLLSFIAYYVLLTAAKTLAEGGQLPLGPAMWLPNLVFAIFTVYLTRKTALELGNPWLERTLEAGSNLLQRLRPTNRPANQRRPA, from the coding sequence ATGAAAAAAATTCCACTGCTGCTTTATACCTATTTGCTCACCGAAATGCTGGCCCCTTTTTTTGCCGCACTGTTGGTGATCAACGCCATTCTTTTCCTGGGCCGGCTGATTCCGCTGCTGGACGAGATTTTTGCCCTGGGGCTGGGGCTGGGTGATTTTGCTCGGATCTGCCTTTACATGTCTCCCCGGCTGCTGCTCTTCTCCCTGCCCATGGCCTGCATGATGGGGGTAATCATCGCCTTTACCCGGATGAATGGCGATTATGAGATCATGGCCCTGAAAGCCAGCGGCATCGGGCTTTACCGCATGCTGCCCCCGGTGCTACTGCTGGGGGCTGTCACCGCCCTGCTCACCTTGGTTACCGCCACGGTGCTGATCCCCAAAAGCACCATCGCCACCAACCAGCTTTTCTGGCACCTGGCCAAAACCAAGGTGGAACAGGGCGTGCGACCAAACACCTTCAGCGAGGGACTGCCGCAGGTGGTGCTTTATGTAGAGGAGGTAACCCCCGACAACGCCTGGCGAGGGGTCTACCTGTCCGACTTGCGCGATCCCGACCACCCGGTGACGGTCATGGCCCCAGACGGTCAGCTTCAGGCCGATACCGCCGGCAGCCGGATCATGCTGACCCTGCACGACGGCACCATGCATCGAGCCGTCCAGGAGAAAACCCAGACCATCCATTTCGGCCGCTACCACCTGGAAATCCCCCTGACCCCACCCGCCGCCTTTGCCGATCGCACCGGCAGACACGGCATGACCCAGGACGAACTACGGCAAACCGCCGCCAAGCTGGGCCCGGAACACTCCCGCTATAAAACCTACCTGATCGAATACCATCAGCGGCTGGTGCTGCCGGCCGGCGCCTTTATCCTGGCCATGCTGGGGATAACCCTGACCCTGCTCAGCCGCACCCCCCACCAGGCCCTGGGCGTGCCGCTGGGCCTGCTTTCCTTCATTGCTTATTACGTTCTGCTCACCGCCGCCAAGACCCTGGCGGAAGGAGGCCAGCTGCCCCTGGGCCCGGCCATGTGGCTGCCCAACCTGGTGTTCGCCATCTTTACCGTTTACCTGACCAGAAAAACCGCTTTGGAGTTGGGCAACCCCTGGCTGGAACGGACCCTGGAAGCAGGTTCCAACCTGCTGCAGCGCCTGCGCCCGACGAACCGCCCGGCGAACCAAAGGAGACCGGCATGA